In Hermetia illucens chromosome 1, iHerIll2.2.curated.20191125, whole genome shotgun sequence, one genomic interval encodes:
- the LOC119659331 gene encoding toll-like receptor 6 translates to MTLSNRRTASFPLWSVITLITQFAVAQAVNCPNQCNCDWVLDSLSVNCSSRDLINLPDFSDLPIETLYLSNNKFTEFPTELSLVPTLTSLDLSNNFIHALSADTFLGFKNLRHLYLRGNNITKWADINPARVLMNTVHLETLSLAGNPISTFSTNDQRIALISTSLLTLDLSFCNITKITGNFALQGMNRLENLILAGNPLQTITRLESLSLKAINLSSCELHFLPPNIFSGVPNLQALDLSRNSLLTLEPQANGYVTSRSLRRINLSYCNMPSINLEGFPNVTTVLLKGNMIREISETSFRLNSQIENLDLSNNAIRLLEPNAFSNLRILKRLDLSYNMIGEVDRSVFSNNEILTNLNLSRNYLTRFGRIIGTSILNLDLSSCEITSIAADSLIHMPVTDLNLSNNLISSLPAGFASQTLQTLDLGLNRLSSITNTTFRHFPELSALILTGNRFTVPFKPDYFKRNQYLHFISLEDNPWRCDCKEPSFKQFFLYLTQSPPKITSTKKLKCTSPEQTFGRTWDAVCFSVWFPQQNMSTIEKFWAIAMSSLAALCLSLFAYRMAKKYMKKKKQRRNTAELRENLEEQRRLQNYNRQFIEQEAQQNAPDPRESNPPSYEAALLMPPLKRLTKSYADITMKESNEGIDQPDSQLQREHRSRFHSDNALLRGDGDDERVAKIRRTPSFRRHAPRSRRGSRLVAVRPPRCPDGKFQNSESLGKMSNFVSFENSPYTRRKPRSTTASSVSPSSSAERINDEGPSAAPLRNNSLDFIENYYVRPKSISNSGDDYEIVSSHSDPGSRRTSVRSSVASDLGIVIVHNKPPSEGPPAPNDATAKASSEPKEPKESQF, encoded by the exons ATGACTTTATCAAATCGCAGAACAGCATCATTTCCACTGTGGTCCGTGATAACCCTCATCACGCAATTCGCAGTGGCGCAAGCAGTCAATTGTCCAAACCAATGTAACTGTGATTGGGTCCTTGACAGTTTAAGTGTAAACTGTTCAAGTAGAGATCTCATCAATTTACCGGATTTCTCCGATCTTCCAATAGAAACATTATATCTATCGAACAACAAATTCACCGAGTTCCCCACGGAACTATCATTGGTACCGACATTAACGTCGTTAGATTTATCAAATAATTTCATACATGCCCTTTCGGCTGACACGTTTTTGGGGTTCAAAAATCTGAGGCATTTGTATCTGCGCGGGAACAATATCACGAAATGGGCCGACATCAATCCGGCGAGGGTGCTCATGAACACTGTTCACTTGGAAACCCTCTCACTGGCAGGCAACCctatttcaacattttcaacCAATGATCAACGAATAGCTCTTATTAGCACCTCCTTGCTTACCTTGGACTTGAGCTTCTGCAATATAACGAAAATCACAGGCAACTTTGCTCTTCAGGGCATGAATCGATTGGAAAATCTTATACTAGCAGGAAATCCTTTACAGACGATAACAAGGCTGGAGTCATTGTCGTTGAAGGCGATCAACTTGAGTAGCTGCGAATTGCACTTCCTTCCACCCAACATTTTCAGCGGAGTTCCAAATCTGCAGGCTCTGGATTTATCGAGGAATTCGTTACTTACGTTAGAGCCTCAAGCGAATGGATACGTAACTTCACGATCTTTGCGCCGAATCAACTTGTCTTACTGCAACATGCCTTCCATCAACCTCGAAGGTTTCCCAAATGTGACGACGGTCCTCCTGAAGGGCAACATGATTCGCGAAATATCTGAAACCAGCTTCCGTTTGAATTCTCAAATAGAGAACCTGGACCTATCGAATAATGCGATTCGATTGCTGGAACCTAACGCGTTCAGCAATTTGCGGATTTTGAAACGCCTGGATCTCTCGTATAATATGATTGGGGAGGTCGACAGAAGTGTTTTCTCCAATAATGAAATTCTCACTAatcttaatttgagtagaaacTATTTAACGAGATTCGGTAGAATCATTGGGACGTCGATCTTGAATTTGGACCTGAGCTCGTGCGAAATAACATCAATTGCTGCCGACAGTTTGATACACATGCCGGTAACCGACTTGAACTTGTCAAATAATTTGATATCTAGTCTTCCAGCCGGGTTTGCCTCGCAAACATTACAGACATTAGATTTGGGCCTGAATAG ACTCTCTTCGATAACAAACACCACTTTCCGGCACTTTCCAGAACTATCGGCGCTCATTTTGACGGGGAATCGCTTCACAGTGCCATTTAAACCCGATTATTTCAAAAGGAATCAATATCTCCACTTTATTTCGTTAGAGGATAATCCATGGAGATGTGACTGCAAGGAGCCATCCTTTAAGCAGTTCTTCCTCTATCTGACGCAATCGCCACCTAAA ATAACCTCTACGAAGAAACTTAAATGTACAAGTCCTGAGCAAACCTTTGGAAGAACATGGGATGCTGTTTGCTTCTCAGTTTGGTTCCCGCAGCAGAACATGAGCACTATCGAGAAATTCTGGGCTATAGCGATGTCGTCCTTAGCGGCGCTTTGTTTGAGTCTGTTTGCTTATCGGATGGCGAAGAAATacatgaagaagaaaaaacaacGACGAAATACGGCGGAGCTCCGAGAAAACCTGGAAGAACAAAGAAGACT TCAAAACTACAACCGCCAATTCATCGAACAAGAAGCACAGCAGAATGCTCCGGATCCACGAGAGTCAAACCCACCATCATACGAAGCAGCTCTCCTTATGCCACCTCTGAAACGACTAACAAAATCCTACGCCGATATCACAATGAAGGAATCAAACGAAGGAATAGATCAACCTGACAGCCAACTTCAACGGGAACATCGTAGCCGATTTCATAGCGATAATGCTCTTTTACGAGGAGACGGGGATGACGAGAGAGTTGCTAAAATCAGACGAACTCCAAGTTTCCGCCGTCATGCTCCTCGCTCAAGACGTGGAAGTCGCCTGGTAGCCGTTCGCCCCCCACGCTGCCCCgatggaaaatttcaaaattcagaGAGCCTTGGCAAAATGTCGAATTTCGTCTCCTTTGAAAACAGTCCTTACACACGCCGAAAACCTCGAAGTACGACTGCCAGCTCAGTATCACCATCATCTTCTGCAGAAAGGATCAATGATGAAGGTCCTTCAGCAGCGCCGCTTAGAAATAATTCATTGGACTTTATTGAGAATTATTACGTTAGGCCGAAGTCTATCAGTAATTCCGGTGATGATTATGAGATTGTAAGTTCACATTCAGATCCTGGCAGTAGAAGAACATCAGTTCGAAGTTCAGTTGCATCGGATCTAGGAATTGTTATTGTTCATAATAAGCCCCCATCGGAGGGGCCACCAGCACCCAACGACGCTACAGCCAAAGCTTCGAGTGAGCCTAAAGAGCCAAAGGAAAGTCAATTTTAG